Below is a window of Clavibacter michiganensis subsp. tessellarius DNA.
CGCCGGACGCGGGCCGGGTGCCGAGGCGGCGACCGGGACGGCGGCGCCGATGATCAGGAGCAGGATCGCGCCCGCCGCGGTCGCGCTGTTGCGGGGTCGGGTGGCGAGCGCCGGGACCCAGCTGCGGCGTCCGGTGAAGAGCGGGTACAGCGCGGTCACGAGGGCGACCAGCCCGACGGAGACGAACATTCCCCCGAAGCCCCCGACCGCTGTCGTGATGAGCACCGCGAGCGCGACGACGGCCGCGATGACCCACGTCGTCGCCGGGTGTCGGCTCGGGCGCGTGTCGGTGACGACCGCGGTCGGGGCCGCAGGGAGGACAGGGGCGGCCGGCGCGGCGATGGCCTTGCGCGCCTTCCGCGCGGGCTTCGGCGCCGGCGTGGCGACGGTGGCTGCCGTCGCCCGCTGGGACCGCGCTCGCGTCGCAGCCGCCCGCTCCGCGGCCTTCGCCTGCATCGTCGCCTCCCGCTGCGCGACCTTCGCGGTCCGCTGCTGCTCGGCGACGACGGCGCGCTCGGCCTGGACCCGCGCGGCATCCGCGGCGCGAGCGGCCTTCGCCTGCTCGGCCTGCTGCGCGGCGGCGACGGCGGCCAGCGCCGCGGCGCTCGGCGCCTGCGCCTGGGGCGCGGCGGGCTGCCCCATCGGCGCGACGTGCTGCGTCCACGCGGATCCGTCCCAGTAGCGGAGCTGGCCGGATCCGTCGGGGAACCAGCCGGCGGGAGCGGCGGAGGGGACGTCGGGCATGGTGCTCCTCGGGTGCGTGCCGCGGCGAAGGGGTAGGCGGCAGGTGATGCCGTCGAGTGACGACGCTTGAGGCTATGAGCGCGCTCTCGCGGGCGTAAGCCCTCGTGTGGGGGTGAATGGGGGGGGCGGGACTACTGGGATCCGCTGCCACGACCGGCATCGTGCGGATCCCTCTCCGTCGACGTCGACGATCGCGCCTTCTCGACCGCAGCGATGATCCGGTCCGCCACCTCCGGTGCCGGCTCGTGCTCCCAGAACCGCAGCACGGTCCAACCCAAGCCTCGGAGTACGGCGGTCACCTCCGCATCCCGCTCGACGTTCCGCGTGAGCTTCGGGATCCAGTAGTCGGCGTTGGCCTTGGGGAGGTGCAGGTGCTCCGGGCAGCTGTGCCAGAAGCACCCGTCGATGAAGACGGCGATGCGCTGGCGGGTGAATGCGATGTCGGCTCGACTGCGGGTCTCGCGGACCACACGAGAGTCGATCCGGTACCTCATGCCCTCCGCGTGCAGGATCCGCCGCACGGCTAGCTCAGGAGCGGTGTCACGACGCCTGTTCGAGCGCATGACCCGCCGGGAAGCGTCGGAAGAGGCCCAGGACACGGGCAGAGGAGAACACGAACGTCCGACCTCGGCCATGGAGCGTCGGAGCCTCTTGCTGGACAGGCGTCCTCCCACGGCCAGCGCCGGGTCTCCTCCGGTCACTTGGAGCGTGACACCGTCCAGATCGAGTCCATGCCACGGTCGGGGTGGTACGACCAGGACACCTCGATGCCGTCGAACTCCTCCACCTGTCGGCCGTCCATCGAAGTCGTCTGCTCCATGTGCGAGACGATGCTCGCCGGCGTCTTCA
It encodes the following:
- a CDS encoding DUF2510 domain-containing protein translates to MPDVPSAAPAGWFPDGSGQLRYWDGSAWTQHVAPMGQPAAPQAQAPSAAALAAVAAAQQAEQAKAARAADAARVQAERAVVAEQQRTAKVAQREATMQAKAAERAAATRARSQRATAATVATPAPKPARKARKAIAAPAAPVLPAAPTAVVTDTRPSRHPATTWVIAAVVALAVLITTAVGGFGGMFVSVGLVALVTALYPLFTGRRSWVPALATRPRNSATAAGAILLLIIGAAVPVAASAPGPRPAEAISASASSTPSPTPTPSATPTPVVHVVEDVSAKTAAGAGSLLREAGYVVQYVLESGEKTALTNGMTVKSQSPAPGSRVDAGSIVTLTLLAPAPAPTVEPTVAPAPAPAPVAPAPAPKPATPAPAPVAPAPAPAAPAPAPEPAQQTGGINPGGFCSSVGAVAQADNGRSYRCGGKGPDASGKYHWNTM
- a CDS encoding very short patch repair endonuclease, which produces MRSNRRRDTAPELAVRRILHAEGMRYRIDSRVVRETRSRADIAFTRQRIAVFIDGCFWHSCPEHLHLPKANADYWIPKLTRNVERDAEVTAVLRGLGWTVLRFWEHEPAPEVADRIIAAVEKARSSTSTERDPHDAGRGSGSQ